A window of Streptomyces gilvosporeus contains these coding sequences:
- a CDS encoding pyridoxamine 5'-phosphate oxidase, protein MSESESPAGARPAQVCPVAIRRALIAHTTMTLAYADEDGPQAAAVLYAVETGGGAGGDTETGAAGDTGGAAEAGVVGGPVLYFVTSTGTRHGRALAGPAPAPARVAFTAQRDGQDWSALTGLQGRGYCRPLGEHERAAGWRVYTARFPFVEESARLREALERTTLWELRPDWLRLIDNGRGFGHKEEWRADAGRG, encoded by the coding sequence ATGAGCGAGAGCGAAAGCCCGGCGGGCGCGCGGCCGGCGCAGGTCTGTCCGGTGGCGATCCGGCGGGCGCTGATCGCGCATACGACGATGACCTTGGCGTATGCGGACGAGGACGGGCCGCAGGCGGCGGCGGTGCTGTACGCGGTGGAGACCGGCGGGGGCGCGGGCGGGGATACGGAGACGGGTGCGGCCGGCGATACCGGCGGGGCCGCGGAGGCGGGTGTGGTCGGTGGGCCGGTTCTGTACTTCGTCACCTCGACCGGGACGCGGCACGGGCGGGCGCTGGCCGGGCCCGCGCCGGCCCCCGCGCGGGTCGCGTTCACCGCACAGCGCGACGGGCAGGACTGGAGCGCGTTGACGGGCCTTCAGGGGCGCGGGTACTGCCGGCCGCTGGGCGAGCACGAGCGGGCGGCCGGCTGGCGGGTCTACACCGCGCGCTTCCCCTTCGTCGAGGAGAGCGCACGGCTGCGGGAGGCGCTGGAACGCACCACACTCTGGGAACTGCGCCCCGACTGGCTGCGGCTGATCGACAACGGCCGGGGCTTCGGTCACAAGGAGGAGTGGCGGGCGGACGCGGGGCGCGGCTGA
- a CDS encoding A/G-specific adenine glycosylase yields the protein MTSTPATSPAMTSAAETASAAPAAEADGTALHGPVTDWFDEHARDLPWRRPEAGAWGVMVSEFMLQQTPVTRVLPVYEQWLARWPRPADLAAEAPGEAVRAWGRLGYPRRALRLHAAASAIQERHGGDVPREHAQLLALPGVGEYTAAAVASFAYGQRHAVLDTNVRRVFARAVTGRQYPPNATTAAERKLARALLPQDEQLAARWAAATMELGALVCTARGPECHRCPIAAQCAWQLAGAPAHEGPPRRTQSYAGTDRQVRGKLLAVLRESVAPVPQQVLDAVWDEPVQRARALDGLVSDGLVEPLGGGRYRLPHTQ from the coding sequence ATGACTTCCACGCCTGCCACATCCCCCGCCATGACCTCCGCCGCCGAGACCGCCTCCGCCGCTCCGGCCGCGGAGGCCGACGGGACCGCGCTGCACGGTCCGGTCACCGACTGGTTCGACGAGCACGCCCGTGATCTGCCCTGGCGCCGCCCCGAGGCGGGCGCCTGGGGCGTGATGGTCAGCGAGTTCATGCTGCAGCAGACGCCGGTCACCCGCGTGCTGCCGGTGTACGAGCAGTGGCTGGCCCGCTGGCCGCGCCCCGCCGACCTGGCCGCCGAGGCGCCCGGCGAAGCGGTACGCGCCTGGGGCCGGCTCGGCTATCCGCGCCGCGCCCTGCGGCTGCACGCCGCCGCCTCCGCGATACAGGAGCGGCACGGCGGCGACGTCCCGCGCGAGCACGCCCAGCTGCTGGCGCTGCCCGGTGTCGGCGAGTACACCGCCGCGGCCGTGGCGTCCTTCGCGTACGGGCAGCGGCACGCGGTGCTGGACACCAATGTGCGCCGCGTCTTCGCCCGCGCCGTCACCGGCCGCCAGTACCCGCCGAACGCCACCACGGCCGCCGAGCGCAAGCTGGCGCGCGCCCTGCTGCCGCAGGACGAGCAGCTGGCCGCGCGCTGGGCGGCGGCCACGATGGAGCTGGGCGCGCTGGTGTGCACGGCCCGCGGTCCGGAATGCCACCGCTGTCCGATCGCGGCGCAGTGCGCCTGGCAGCTGGCCGGCGCCCCGGCGCACGAGGGGCCGCCCCGGCGCACCCAGTCCTACGCCGGCACCGACCGCCAGGTCCGCGGCAAGCTGCTGGCCGTGCTGCGCGAGTCGGTGGCGCCGGTGCCGCAGCAGGTGCTGGACGCGGTGTGGGACGAGCCGGTGCAGCGGGCCCGCGCGCTGGACGGGCTGGTCTCGGACGGCCTCGTCGAGCCGCTGGGCGGGGGCCGCTACCGGCTGCCGCACACGCAGTAG
- a CDS encoding SigE family RNA polymerase sigma factor has translation MATSGGKVLDFEEYVRTRQEALLRSARRLVPDPVDAQDLLQTALVRTYGRWDGIADKSLADAYLRRVMINTRTEWWRARKLEEVPTEQLPDASVDDGTEQRADRALLMDILGVLAPKQRSVVVLRHWEQMSTEETAAALGMSTGTVKSTLHRALARLRQELESRDIDARMLERGDRDGERCAA, from the coding sequence ATGGCGACCAGCGGCGGCAAGGTACTGGACTTCGAAGAGTATGTGCGCACGCGGCAGGAGGCTCTGCTGCGCAGCGCCCGGCGGCTGGTGCCCGATCCGGTCGACGCCCAGGATCTCCTGCAGACGGCCCTGGTCCGCACCTACGGCCGCTGGGACGGCATCGCGGACAAGTCCCTCGCGGACGCCTACCTGCGCCGGGTCATGATCAACACCCGTACGGAGTGGTGGCGGGCCCGCAAGCTGGAGGAAGTGCCCACCGAGCAGCTCCCCGACGCGAGCGTCGACGACGGCACCGAGCAGCGCGCCGACCGGGCCCTGCTGATGGACATCCTGGGTGTTCTGGCGCCCAAGCAGCGCAGCGTCGTCGTCCTGCGCCACTGGGAGCAGATGAGCACGGAGGAGACCGCGGCGGCGCTGGGCATGTCCACCGGCACGGTCAAGAGCACGCTGCACCGGGCGCTCGCCCGCCTGCGCCAGGAGCTGGAGAGCCGCGACATCGACGCCCGGATGCTGGAGCGCGGCGACCGGGACGGGGAGCGCTGCGCGGCCTGA